One region of Alosa alosa isolate M-15738 ecotype Scorff River chromosome 1, AALO_Geno_1.1, whole genome shotgun sequence genomic DNA includes:
- the gja1a gene encoding gap junction alpha-1 protein, with translation MGDWSALGKLLDKVQAYSTAGGKVWLSVLFIFRILVLGTAVESAWGDEQSAFKCNTQQPGCENVCYDKSFPISHVRFWVLQIIFVSMPTLLYLSHILYLMHKEEKLLKKEENLRAIQSQGGNVDAPLQKIQQRKFKYGLEEHGKIKMRGGLLYTYIVSIILKSVFEVAFLLLQWYIYGFHLSAIYTCERVPCPHKVDCFLSRPTEKTIFIIFMLVVSLVSLGLNIFEFFYVIFKRMKDHVREQAASQHHHSGQLKPCMSEMPPRSSYVYYNDCSAPMSNLEYNLNTTDKNNSCDSYSKQANAQNWTNYSTEQNQLGQKVPPYPCCHTQEFHYPEKVTPGKDMALLRQLDPRPSSRASSRARPDDLDI, from the coding sequence ATGGGTGACTGGAGTGCTTTAGGAAAACTGCTTGACAAGGTCCAGGCGTACTCCACAGCGGGAGGCAAGGTCTGGCTCTCCGTGCTCTTCATCTTCCGGATACTGGTCCTGGGAACGGCGGTGGAATCAGCGTGGGGTGACGAACAGTCTGCCTTCAAATGCAACACGCAGCAGCCTGGCTGTGAGAACGTGTGCTATGACAAGTCATTCCCCATCTCTCATGTGCGCTTCTGGGTGCTTCAGATAATCTTCGTTTCCATGCCAACGCTCCTCTACCTCAGCCACATCCTCTACCTCATGCACAAGGAGGAGAAACTGCTCAAGAAAGAGGAAAACCTGAGAGCCATTCAGAGCCAAGGTGGCAACGTGGACGCTCCTCTCCAGAAAATTCAGCAGAGGAAGTTCAAGTATGGTCTGGAGGAACATGGGAAGATTAAAATGAGAGGAGGCCTTCTCTACACCTACATTGTGAGCATCATTCTCAAGTCTGTTTTTGAGGTAGCCTTTTTGTTGTTACAGTGGTACATTTATGGTTTCCACCTCTCTGCCATCTACACGTGTGAAAGGGTGCCCTGTCCGCACAAGGTGGACTGTTTCCTGTCCCGCCCCACTGAGAAGaccatcttcatcatcttcatgTTGGTGGTCTCACTAGTCTCCCTGGGCCTTAACATCTTCGAGTTCTTTTATGTCATATTTAAGAGGATGAAAGACCATGTCAGGGAACAGGCCGCTAGTCAGCATCACCACAGCGGACAACTGAAGCCCTGCATGAGCGAGATGCCACCCCGGTCCAGTTATGTCTACTACAACGACTGCTCAGCCCCCATGTCCAACCTGGAGTACAACCTGAACACCACTGACAAGAACAACTCCTGCGACAGCTATAGCAAACAGGCCAACGCTCAGAACTGGACCAATTACAGCACTGAGCAGAACCAGCTGGGCCAGAAGGTGCCTCCGTATCCCTGCTGCCACACCCAGGAGTTCCACTACCCCGAGAAAGTGACCCCGGGCAAGGACATGGCCCTCCTGAGGCAGTTGGACCCACGGCCCAGCAGCCGAGCGAGCAGTCGTGCGAGGCCGGATGATCTCGACATCTAG